The following is a genomic window from Adhaeribacter radiodurans.
AAGAGATGTTCACAAAAAACATAAGCTGCCCTGGCTAAAAAGCTGGATTCGCAACTCAAGCCAAATGGTGCAGAGCGGGGATAAGGAAGCCGTTGCTTTATTTAATGAGTACGATAAGCAACAGATGCCCAGCTTTGCTTTCTCCGATGACCAGCTTACTGCTGTTATTAAGTACATAGAAAAGGCAAGCGCGGCGCCTGCTGCTTTGCCTGCTGATCCGGGTACTGGAGGTTCTGGTGTAGCAGAAGGAGGAACCGATGGGCCGGGGGGAGGTGCTGCCGCCGCGGGTGCAGCTGGTAAATACCTGGATTATGTATTAATAGCTCTTATTGTTATTTTAATTGTAATGGTTATTACCTTATTAATCATCGCTAATATTTTAGGCGATTATTTAAGAGGTAAAAAAGACTTAGACGGCAGAGACTTAGAATTAGTAAATCAGCGGTTCGATTTTTCAAAAATTTATAAGTCCAGAGCCGTTCAGGTAATTGTAGGGTTAATTTTCGCCGTAGTAATTTTAGATGCTTTAATAGAAGAAACCTACGGTGTGGGTATTCAACAAGGATACCAGCCTACTCAGCCTATCGCCTTCTCGCACGCTTTGCACGCTGGCCAATACGAAATTAACTGTAACTATTGCCACACTTCCGTTTACAAAAGCAAGAATGCAAATATTCCATCGGCAAATATTTGTATGAATTGCCATAGTCAGATTAAAAAGGAATCACCAGAGATTCAAAAAATTTATCGGGCTATTGAAAATAACAAACCAATCGAATGGGTGCGTATTCATAACTTGCCGGATTTGGCTTACTTTAATCACTCTCAACATACTCAAGTAGGTAAGATAGAATGCCAGACTTGCCACGGTCAAATTCAGAACATGCAGGTAGTGTATCAGTATTCGCCTCTTACTATGGGTTGGTGTATTAACTGCCACCGCGAAACGCCGCTGAATACACAAGGCAATAAATACTACGATAATCTGGTGAAACTGCACGATGAAGCTAATAAAGGAATGGCGTTTACAGTATCCTCTAACGGTGGTACTGAATGTTCCAAATGCCATTACTAATCCTGGTTTAAGTTAGAATTAGAATCTGAGTTTTCTCATTTATATATATGCAAGAAACAATTAAGTACTGGAAAGGGCTGGAAGAGCTCGAAAACACTCCTGAATTCAACAAGAATAAACACAATGAATTTGATGCATTTCTTCCGGTAAAAGAAACTTATGGTACAAAAGATAAAGAAGTTGCTCCTCGGCGCGACTTCTTAAAATTGCTGGGGTTTGGTTTTGCGGCTGCTACTCTTGCTTCCTGCGAAGCTCCGGTTAGAAAAGCTATTCCTTATTTAAATAAACCAGAAGAAGTAGATCCGGGTATTGCTAACTGGTATGCCTCTACCTACTTTGTTGGAAACGATTATAATAGTGTTCTGGTAAAAACCCGCGAAGGACGGCCGATAAAGCTGGAAGGAAATCCTTTATCGCCTATTACCAAAGGTGGGTTAAGTGCCCGGGCACAAGCATCGGTGTTAAGTTTATATGATACTACCCGGTTACGCCAGCCAATGGCGAATAAAAAAGAAACTACCTGGGAAGCCATAGATCAGGAAATTGCTGGTAAACTTAGAGGCGCGCGCGGCAAAGTAGCGATTATTTCCCCTACCATTATCAGCCCAACTACTAAAAAAGCCATTGCTGAATTTGGATCTAAATTTACTTCCTTTGAGCATGTAATGTACGATGCTAATTCAGCGAATGGATTACTAAAAGCAAATGGTGGCGTAATACCGGGGTATGACTTTAGCAAAGCAAATGTAATTGTAAGTATTGGGGCTGATTTTTTAGGAACCTGGCTTTCTCCGGTTGAATACGCCAAACAATATATTAGCACCCGTAAAGTAGGCAAAGATAAGCCTACTATGTCCAGACATTACCAGTTCGAGTCTGCTTTTACGCTTACAGGCGCAAACGCTGATGTACGGGTACCGGTAAAACCATCTGAACAAGGTCAGGTAGTGGCTGCTCTCTATAATAGAATTACTGGTGGAAACGCTGGTGGTGGTTATAGTAATGCCAGATTAGATGCAGCAGCTAAAGAATTATTAGCAAACCGGGGAGCCGCTTTAGTAGTAGCAGGTTCGAACGATGTAGCTGTACAAACTTTAGTAGCCGAAATCAACCGTACTTTAGGTGCTCAGGGAGCAACTATTTCTAATACTCCTTCTCTTATTCGTCAGGGAGATGATGCAGCCATGATACGGCTGGTAAATGAAATGAATAATGGTTCAGTTGGAGCCGTAATTTTCTATAATGCCAACCCTATTTATGATCATCCTCTTTCAACTAAACTTGCCAGTGGCTTAGAAAAAGTTGGAGTTAAAATCTCATTTGCGGATCGGTTAGACGAAACAGCTAATTTAGTAAATTACGTTTGCCCGGATAATAATTACTTGGAATCCTGGAATGATTACGAACCAAAAAGTGGCCAATTTTCACTAGCACAACCGGCAATTACCCCTATTTTTACTACACGCCAAGCGCAGGAATCTCTGTTAAGATGGGCTGGCAATAATACTTCTTACTACGATTATCTGCAGGCAAACTGGCGTGGAACTCTCGGTTCTCAGGCAGCTTGGGATAAAGCAGTTCACGATGGAGTGTTTACTGGTACTTCTTCTTCCTCCACTACAACATCCGCACCGGCCTTAACCCCAGCAGCAGCTTTAACTCAAATTACTTCCGGAAAACAAGGCGGAGGAATTGAAGCCGTTATTTACGAAACGGTAGCTATAGGCACGGGCCAGGAAGCAAATAACCCTTGGTTGCAAGAATTGCCTGATCCAATTACTAAGGCTACTTGGGATAATTACGTTACTATTCCGCGGGATTATGCTGTACAGGAAAAAATAGAACAAGGTGATATTTTGAAGGTGACAGCCAGTGGGGTTAGTATTGAATTACCTGCTTTAGTTCAGCCGGGTCAAGCAAAAGGTTCAGTTGGAATTGCTTTAGGTTATGGTCGTACCAATGCAGGGCCAGTTGCTAATGGCGTTGGTGCAAATGCATTTAAATTAGTTTCTTTAACCAATAATAGTTTAACCTATTATACCCCGGTAACTATAGAAAAAACCAGGGCACAAAAAGAAATTGCTCAGACCCAAACGCACCATACTATTATGGACCGTCTGGTAGTGCAAGAGGCTACCCTCAGCAATTACCAGAAAGATAGAAAAGTAACGGAGTACGTTAAAATTGCTACTCCGGACGGACCTCAGACTCCTAGTAAAGTATCATTATGGCAAGACTATGAGTACAAAAATCACCATTGGGGAATGGTGATAGACTTAAATTCTTGTATTGGGTGCGGCTCGTGCGTAATTGGCTGTAATGTTGAGAATAACGTAGCGGTAGTAGGAAAGCAAGAAGTTTTAAATCGCCGTGAAATGCACTGGATGCGTATTGACCGGTATTATAGCAGCGATGCTCACAAATCGGATAAAGATAAAGGAACCATTGACCGGTATCAGGCAATGGAAGACCCTTCTGAAAATCCGCAGGTAATCTTTCAGCCAATGCTATGCCAGCACTGTAATCACGCTCCTTGCGAAACAGTATGTCCGGTAGCAGCCACTACTCACAGCACCGAAGGTATCAATCAAATGGTGTATAATCGTTGTGTAGGTACCCGTTATTGCGCCAATAACTGCCCATATAAAGTTCGCCGGTTTAACTGGTTTGCTTATTATGATAATGAAAAATTCAGAGAGCAAAACCCACAAATGAACACCGACTTAGGTCGTATGGTGTTAAATCCAGATGTTACCGTTCGGGCTCGTGGTGTAATGGAAAAATGTACTTTCTGTGTGCAGCGGATTCAATTAGGTAAGTTAGAAGCCAAAAAGCAGAATAGACGTCCGAAAGACGGAGAAATTATAACCGCTTGTGCGCAGTCTTGTCCTACTAATGCTATCATTTTCGGGGATATGAAAGATCCTAATAGCCAAGTATCGCAAATAATACGCGAACAAGAAGGCGAAAGAGCTTTCCATGTATTAGAAGAAATTAATACACAACCGAATGTTACTTATTTAACTAAAATAAGAAACATAGTTTAAGTAGGAGGAGTACTTCTGATAAAAGCAGGGATACTTAAAAAGATTAGTAAATCGGAATAAATATTTACCAGAAACAATCAATTAAACATATGCAGCATGTATCTCCGATAAGGGAACCTCTTGTAACAGGGGGGAAAACATATCATGACATCACCGAAGATATTAGTCGGCAGGTAGAGGCGAAACCTAATATTCGCTGGGCACTTGCATTGGCAGTATCCTTATTTTTCTTAGGGATTTTTATATATTCTGTATACCGTACTTTATGGTATGGAATAGGAGAGTGGGGTTTGAATAAAACTGTAGGATGGGCTTGGGATATTACCAACTTTGTGTGGTGGGTAGGTATTGGCCACGCTGGTACGCTTATTTCAGCTATTCTCTTACTATTCCGGCAAAAGTGGAGAAATTCCATTAACCGTGCAGCTGAGGCGATGACCATTTTTGCAGTTATTTGTGCAGCTATGTTCCCAGTTTTACACATGGGGCGCCCTTGGTTAGCTTACTGGGTATTACCTCTACCCAATACCTTTGGTTCTTTGTGGGTAAACTTTAATTCTCCTTTGCTTTGGGACGTATTTGCGATTTCTACTTATTTTACGGTTTCCCTAGTATTCTGGTATTTAGGTTTAGTTCCAGATTTTGCTACTATTCGCGACCGGGCTACGGGTCCAATAGCTCGTCGCGCTTATGCTTTATTAAGCTTAGGCTGGACGGGTTCTGCTAAGCATTGGTCCCGTTACGAAACTGTATCGTTAATTTTGGCA
Proteins encoded in this region:
- a CDS encoding c-type cytochrome; protein product: MISCKIKSTYSFFLSLLFFLLTVFSSFAQGEQASVSQDGLTAGTASGDDAVAAAGETLFKNNCASCHAIGEKVVGPALRDVHKKHKLPWLKSWIRNSSQMVQSGDKEAVALFNEYDKQQMPSFAFSDDQLTAVIKYIEKASAAPAALPADPGTGGSGVAEGGTDGPGGGAAAAGAAGKYLDYVLIALIVILIVMVITLLIIANILGDYLRGKKDLDGRDLELVNQRFDFSKIYKSRAVQVIVGLIFAVVILDALIEETYGVGIQQGYQPTQPIAFSHALHAGQYEINCNYCHTSVYKSKNANIPSANICMNCHSQIKKESPEIQKIYRAIENNKPIEWVRIHNLPDLAYFNHSQHTQVGKIECQTCHGQIQNMQVVYQYSPLTMGWCINCHRETPLNTQGNKYYDNLVKLHDEANKGMAFTVSSNGGTECSKCHY
- a CDS encoding TAT-variant-translocated molybdopterin oxidoreductase, yielding MQETIKYWKGLEELENTPEFNKNKHNEFDAFLPVKETYGTKDKEVAPRRDFLKLLGFGFAAATLASCEAPVRKAIPYLNKPEEVDPGIANWYASTYFVGNDYNSVLVKTREGRPIKLEGNPLSPITKGGLSARAQASVLSLYDTTRLRQPMANKKETTWEAIDQEIAGKLRGARGKVAIISPTIISPTTKKAIAEFGSKFTSFEHVMYDANSANGLLKANGGVIPGYDFSKANVIVSIGADFLGTWLSPVEYAKQYISTRKVGKDKPTMSRHYQFESAFTLTGANADVRVPVKPSEQGQVVAALYNRITGGNAGGGYSNARLDAAAKELLANRGAALVVAGSNDVAVQTLVAEINRTLGAQGATISNTPSLIRQGDDAAMIRLVNEMNNGSVGAVIFYNANPIYDHPLSTKLASGLEKVGVKISFADRLDETANLVNYVCPDNNYLESWNDYEPKSGQFSLAQPAITPIFTTRQAQESLLRWAGNNTSYYDYLQANWRGTLGSQAAWDKAVHDGVFTGTSSSSTTTSAPALTPAAALTQITSGKQGGGIEAVIYETVAIGTGQEANNPWLQELPDPITKATWDNYVTIPRDYAVQEKIEQGDILKVTASGVSIELPALVQPGQAKGSVGIALGYGRTNAGPVANGVGANAFKLVSLTNNSLTYYTPVTIEKTRAQKEIAQTQTHHTIMDRLVVQEATLSNYQKDRKVTEYVKIATPDGPQTPSKVSLWQDYEYKNHHWGMVIDLNSCIGCGSCVIGCNVENNVAVVGKQEVLNRREMHWMRIDRYYSSDAHKSDKDKGTIDRYQAMEDPSENPQVIFQPMLCQHCNHAPCETVCPVAATTHSTEGINQMVYNRCVGTRYCANNCPYKVRRFNWFAYYDNEKFREQNPQMNTDLGRMVLNPDVTVRARGVMEKCTFCVQRIQLGKLEAKKQNRRPKDGEIITACAQSCPTNAIIFGDMKDPNSQVSQIIREQEGERAFHVLEEINTQPNVTYLTKIRNIV